In Quercus robur chromosome 10, dhQueRobu3.1, whole genome shotgun sequence, a genomic segment contains:
- the LOC126704302 gene encoding L10-interacting MYB domain-containing protein-like: MGKNTTSNLEAKKARALWDNNSSWTTTFCNLCVEQIQLGNRNKGAAFSTLGWTNIVTKFCDETGQNYDREQLKSRWDVLKGDWRLWEKLRMHDTGLGWDTAKGTILAPDDWWDRKLKELPKAKKFREKGLQNPEQLDIMFRDVAATGEAAWTPSSNTLPPTMPQEGAGDSDGSFEFKDNQCDMSLDIDSLQQGYTSQSRSSGLKRTSESIPSQKKKKKIGGAAMLDSRISELITVCQNKSEGTSRESQVQLIMSWRL, from the exons ATGGGTAAAAACACAACTTCCAACCTCGAGGCAAAAAAGGCTAGAGCATTATGGGATAATAATTCAAGCTGGACCACTACTTTTTGTAATCTTTGTGTGGAACAGATTCAACTTGGGAATAGGAATAAAGGTGCTGCCTTTAGTACCCTAGGTTGGACCAATATAGTGACCAAATTTTGTGATGAAACCGGTCAAAATTATGATAGGGAGCAATTAAAAAGTAGGTGGGATGTGTTAAAAGGTGATTGGAGATTGTGGGAAAAATTGAGGATGCATGACACAGGTTTAGGTTGGGATACAGCGAAGGGAACAATTCTTGCTCCTGATGATTGGTGGGACCGAAAGTTGAAG GAATTACCCAAAGCTAAAAAATTTCGAGAGAAAGGTCTACAGAATCCAGAACAACTTGATATAATGTTTAGGGATGTTGCAGCAACTGGAGAAGCTGCATGGACCCCTTCTTCAAATACACTCCCTCCAACAATGCCACAAGAGGGTGCTGGTGATTCGGATGGTAGCTTCGAATTTAAGGATAATCAATGTGACATGAGTTTAGACATTGATAGTTTGCAACAAGGATATACTAGTCAATCACGTAGTTCAGGACTTAAGCGAACTAGTGAATCAATACCCTcacagaagaaaaagaagaagataggagGAGCTGCAATGTTGGACAGTCGTATTAGTGAATTAATAACTGTATGTCAGAATAAGTCTGAAGGTACTTCTCGAGAGTCACAAGTTCAGTTGATAATGTCATGGCGATTGTGA